In one window of Henckelia pumila isolate YLH828 chromosome 1, ASM3356847v2, whole genome shotgun sequence DNA:
- the LOC140874194 gene encoding uncharacterized protein — MTTNGVESINAKLKSEREMPVVGLLDAIHKLTSKWFNKHRNAAGSATTTLTPLTEAILRANLTLSQRLKASQLNAFEYQVFGDGKNEVVNLSDKSCSCRVFQVDKHPCAHAIAAVYGAKLDLYDFCSPYYSSQMWALAYVGTIYPVPIASEWNIPDNLRYDVLTPDVKRKRGRTQKERIPSIGEFGRKRSKKCVIYAYDLLSMSFKRIIYDVEANITFDRDCRLIKAE, encoded by the exons ATGACGACAAATGGGGTGGAATCAATAAATGCAAAGCTTAAGAGTGAAAGAGAGATGCCTGTCGTAGGATTGTTGGATGCAATTCATAAATTAACTTCGAAGTGGTTCAACAAGCATCGAAATGCTGCAGGTTCAGCTACGACGACACTTACTCCTTTGACAGAGGCTATCTTGAGAGCTAATTTAACATTATCACAACGTCTAAAAGCATCTCAGCTGAATGCATTTGAGTATCAAGTATTTGGTGATGGGAAGAATGAAGTTGTTAACTTATCTGACAAATCTTGTAGTTGTCGAGTTTTTCAAGTTGATAAACACCCATGTGCTCATGCAATTGCAGCAGTTTACGGGGCAAAATTAGATTTGTATGACTTTTGTTCGCCCTACTACTCATCTCAAATGTGGGCCCTCGCTTATGTCGGTACCATATATCCGGTGCCTATTGCAAGTGAATGGAACATTCCAGATAATCTTCGATATGATGTACTTACCCCGGACGTCAAGAGAAAACGTGGCAGAACACAAAAAGAAAGAATACCCTCTATTGGAGAGTTTGGTCGGAAGAGAAGTAAAAAATGTG TCATTTATGCTTATGATCTATTAAGCATGTCTTTTAAAAGAATAATATATGATGTAGAAGCAAATATTACATTTGATCGTGATTGTCGGTTAATAAAG Gcggaataa